The genomic window CGATCAACCGACAGCAGATCACCGACACGATCTTCCAGAAGACCCGCACCCCCGCCAGGGACTGGACCTCACCGGTGCTCGGAGCGGACGGCGGCTACGACCCCGAGCTGTGCGGTGACGCCTGCACCTACAACCCGGCTGAGGCGAAGAAGCTGATCGCGGAGGGCGGCGGGCTCCCGGGCGGCCAGCTGAAGATCACGTACAACGCCGACGCCGGCTCGCACAAGGAGTGGATCGACGCCGTCTGCAACTCCATCAACAACGCGCTCGGCAACGACCGCGCCTGCGTCGGCGGCCCGGTCGGCACCTTCGCCGACTTCCGCAACCAGATCACCCAGTCCAAGCTGACCGGCCCCTTCCGGGCCGGCTGGCAGATGGACTACCCGCTCATCCAGAACTTCCTCCAGCCGCTCTACTACACCAACGCCTCGTCCAACGACGGCAAGTGGAGCAACCCGGAGTTCGACCGGCTCGTCGACGAGGCCAACGCCGAGTCCGACACGGCGAAGGCCGTCGACACGTTCCAGCGGGCCGAGGAGGTCGTACGGGACCAGATGGCCGCGATCCCGCTCTGGTACCAGAACGGCAGCGCCGGCTACTCCGAGCGGATCGGCAACGTGACGCTGAACCAGTTCAGCGTCCCCGTCTACGAGGAGATCTCAGTCCGCTGACCCCGCTACCCCGCTGACCTCTCCGGCCCGCCAGCCCGCTGACGCACCTCGTCCAGGCCCCAGGAGTCCTTCATGGGACGCTATGTGATCCGGCGTCTGCTGCAGATGATCCCCGTCTTCGTCGGCGCCACTCTGCTGATCTTCCTGATGGTGAACGTGATGGGCGACCCCATCGCGGGCCTGTGCGGCGACCGGCAGTGCGATCCCGCGACCGCCGCCCGGCTCCGCCAGGAGTTCGGCCTCGACAAGCCGGTCTGGCAGCAATATCTGACCTACATGGGCAACGTTTTCACCGGCGACTTCGGCACTGCCTTCAACGGACAGCCCGTCACCGAGCTGATGGCCACGGCCTTCCCGGTCACCATCCGGCTCACCCTGGTCGCGATCGTCTTCGAGATCGTCATCGGCATCACCCTCGGCGTGCTCACGGGTCTGCGGCGCGGCCGCCCCGTCGACACCACGGTGCTGCTGTTGACCCTGGTCGTCATCTCCGTCCCCACCTTCGTCACCGGTCTGCTCCTCCAGCTGCTGCTCGGCGTCGAATGGGGCTGGATCCGGCCGTCCGTCTCGTCCGAGGCACCGCTCGGCGAACTGATCGTCCCTGGCCTCGTCCTCGCGTCCGTGTCGCTCGCGTACGTCACCCGGCTGACGAGGACCTCCATCGCCGAGAACCGGCGTGCCGACTACGTCCGCACCGCCATCGCCAAGGGACTGCCCCGCCGCCGTGTGATCGGCCGCCATCTGCTGCGCAACTCGCTCATCCCCGTGGTCACCTTCATCGGGGCGGACATCGGCGCCCTGATGGGCGGTGCCATCGTCACCGAGCGGATCTTCAACATCCACGGCGTCGGCTACCAGCTCTACCAGGGCATCCTGCGCCAGAACACCCAGACCGTCGTCGGGTTCGTGACCGTCCTCGTGCTGGTCTTCCTGCTGGTGAACCTGATCGTCGACCTGCTGTACGCCGTGCTCGACCCGAGGATCCGCTATGCCTGAGCCGCAGTACGACGATGGGCAGGCCATCGCCCCCACCGGCGCCGGCGGCGGATCCGACCTCGCCATGAGCGAGGCCGAGACCCTGGAGAAGGTGCCTGGCGGCCCGCTCGGCACCGGGCCGGCGGAGAAGCCCCGCAGCCTCTGGTCCGACGCCTGGCACGATCTGCGCCGCAACCCCGTCTTCGTCGTCTCGGGACTGATCATCGTCTTCCTGGTGGTCATCTCGATCTGGCCCTCGCTGATCGCCTCCGGCAACCCGCTCGACTGCGACCTCGCCAAGGCCCAGGAGGGCTCCCAGCCCGGCCATCCCTTCGGCTTCGACGGCCAGGGCTGCGACGTCTACACCCGCACCGTGTACGGCGCCCGCAACTCCGTCGCCGTCGGGGTCTGCGCGACCCTCGGCGTGGCGCTGCTGGGCTCCGTACTCGGCGGCCTCGCCGGATACTTCGGCAGGCTCCCGGACTCCCTGCTGTCCCGGCTCACCGACGTCTTCTTCGCCATCCCCGTCGTCCTCGGCGGCCTCGTCCTGCTCTCCGTCGTCACCAGCAACACCGTCTGGCCGGTGATCGGCTTCATGGTGCTGCTCGGCTGGCCGCAGCTCTCCCGCATCGCACGCGGCTCGGTGATCACCGCCAAGCAGAACGACTACGTCCAGGCCGCCCGGGCCCTCGGCGCCTCCCACCCCCGGCTGCTGCTGCGGCACATCGCGCCCAACGCCGTGGCGCCGGTCATCGTCGTCGCGACCATCGCCCTCGGCACGTACATCGCGCTGGAGGCGACCCTGTCGTTCCTCGGGGTCGGGCTGCGCCCGCCCAACGTCTCCTGGGGCATCGACATCTCGGCCGCGTCCCCGTACATCCGCAACGCACCGCACATGCTGCTCTGGCCCGCCGGAGCGCTCGCCGTCACCGTGCTCGCGTTCATCATGCTCGGCGACGCGGTGCGCGACGCCCTCGACCCGAAACTGCGCTGAGGAGCCCGCTGCCATGCTGCTCGACGTACGCGACCTGCACGTGGAGTTCCGTACCCGCGACGGGATCGCCAAGGCCGTCAACGGGGTCACGTACGCGGTCGACGCCGGCGAGACGCTCGCCGTCCTCGGCGAGTCCGGCTCCGGGAAGTCCGTCACGGCGCAGGCCGTCATGGGCATCCTCGACACCCCGCCCGGCCGGATCACCGGCGGAGAGGTCCTCTTCCAGGGCCGGGACCTGCTGCGGCTCGGTGAGCGGGAGCGGCGCAAGGTGCGCGGCGCCGGAATGGCGATGATCTTCCAGGACGCGCTCTCGGCGCTCAACCCGGTGCTGACCGTGGGCGACCAGCTCGCCGAGATGTTCACCGTGCACCGCGGAATGTCGCGCAAGGGCGCGCGGGCGAAGGCCGTCGAGCTGATGGACCGGGTCCGTATCCCGGCGGCCAAGGAGCGGCTCGGCCAGTACCCGCACCAGTTCAGCGGCGGTATGCGCCAGCGCATCATGATCGCCATGGCGCTGGCCCTGGAACCGGCCCTGATCATCGCCGACGAACCGACCACGGCGCTGGACGTCACCGTCCAGGCGCAGGTGATGGATCTGCTCGCCGAGCTCCAGCGCGAACTGGGCATGGGCCTCATCCTCATCACCCACGACCTCGGCGTCGTCGCGGACGTCGCCGACCGGATCGCCGTGATGTACGCGGGCCGGATCGTCGAGACCGCCCCCGTCCACGACCTCTACAAGGCGCCCGCCCACCCGTACACCCGTGGACTGCTCGACTCGATCCCGCGCCTGGACCGCAAGGGCCGGGAGCTGTACGCGATCAAGGGCCTCCCGCCCAACCTCATGCACATCCCGTCCGGCTGCGCCTTCCACCCGCGCTGCCCGATGGCCCAGGACGTGTGCACGACCGACGAGCCCGACCTCTTCGACGTGCGCCGGGACCGCGGCAGCGCCTGCTTCTTCTACCGGGAGTGCCTCCGTGGCTGAGCCGATCATCGAGGCCCGCGGCCTGTACAAGCACTATCCGCTCACCCGGGGGATCGTCATCCGCAAGCAGGTGGGTGCGGTCAAGGCGGTCGACGGTGTCGACCTCGACCTGTTTCCCGGTGAGACGCTGGGCATCGTCGGCGAGTCCGGCTGCGGCAAGTCCACCCTCGCCCGGCTGCTGGTGAGTCTGGAGCGGCCGACGCGCGGGGAGATCCGCTACAAGGGCGAGGACATCACCCGGCTTTCCGGCCGTGCGCTCAATGCCGTGCGGCGCAACATCCAGATGGTGTTCCAGGACCCGTACACCTCGCTGAACCCGCGGATGACGGTCGGCGACATCATCGGGGAGCCGTACGAGATCCATCCGGAGGTGGCGCCGAAGGGCTCGCGGCGGCAGAAGGTGCAGGAGCTGCTCGACGTCGTCGGCCTCAACCCGGAGTACATCAACCGGTACCCGCACCAGTTCTCCGGCGGTCAGCGCCAGCGCATCGGCATCGCGCGCGGGCTCGCGCTGCGGCCGGAGGTCATCGTCGCGGACGAGCCGGTCTCCGCGCTCGACGTGTCCGTGCAGGCGCAGGTCGTCAACCTGATGGAGAAGCTCCAGGACGAGTTCGCCCTCTCGTACGTCTTCATCGCGCACGACCTGTCGATCGTGCGCCACATCTCCGACCGGGTGGGCGTGATGTACCTGGGGCGCATCGTGGAGACCGGGAAGGACGCGGAGATCTACGACCACCCGACGCACCCGTACACCCAGGCGCTGCTGTCGGCGGTCCCCGTGCCCGACCCGGACGCGCGTGAGCACCGGGAGCGGATCATCCTCACCGGGGACGTGCCCTCGCCGACGGACATCCCCTCCGGCTGCCGCTTCCGCACCCGCTGCTGGAAGGCGCGGGAGCGGTGCGCCCTGGAAGTGCCGGAGCTGGCGGTTCCGGCGGTTTTCCGGCTCACCGACGGGCCGGCGAAGCACGACTCGGCGTGCCACTTCGCCGAGGAGAAGCACGTGGTGCCGGGGGAGGGGGAGCTGGGCGGCCCCGGACAGGGGACCGCCCAGCCCGCGTCCTAGAAGGCCGTCAGATCAGTTTGCGCGCCTCCGCCGTCTCGCGGTGGAAGATGGCCAGCCGGGCCTTCTTCTCCGGGAGGAAGACCTCCGGGAGGTCGATCTCGGGCAGCACGATCTCGGGCCCGAGCTCGAAGCCGGTACGGGCCAAACGCTCGACCGCCTTGGCGTTGCGGATGTCCGGCTCGGCGACGATTCTCCGCACCGACGGGTCCGACAGGACGTAGACGACGAGCACGGACAGCATCGCCGCCGTGTAACCGGGGCGCGGGGCGCCCTGCGGGGGCCCGATCATCAGGTGGACGCCGATGTCGCCCGGCTCCGTGTCGTAGCACTCGCTGACCCGGTCGGCCTCCGGGTCGTACGTCTGGAAGAGCATGACGGGCCGGCCCTCGCACTCGATCAGCCATGCGTGGTGGGTGGTGAGCCCGTCCATGTGCCGGTAGATCTCCAGGACTTCCTCGCGCGTCGCCTCGCCCATGCCC from Streptomyces formicae includes these protein-coding regions:
- a CDS encoding ABC transporter ATP-binding protein, with the protein product MLLDVRDLHVEFRTRDGIAKAVNGVTYAVDAGETLAVLGESGSGKSVTAQAVMGILDTPPGRITGGEVLFQGRDLLRLGERERRKVRGAGMAMIFQDALSALNPVLTVGDQLAEMFTVHRGMSRKGARAKAVELMDRVRIPAAKERLGQYPHQFSGGMRQRIMIAMALALEPALIIADEPTTALDVTVQAQVMDLLAELQRELGMGLILITHDLGVVADVADRIAVMYAGRIVETAPVHDLYKAPAHPYTRGLLDSIPRLDRKGRELYAIKGLPPNLMHIPSGCAFHPRCPMAQDVCTTDEPDLFDVRRDRGSACFFYRECLRG
- a CDS encoding GNAT family N-acetyltransferase, whose product is MTTDASQDRAVHEQALDGFGTVRVRRLDPERDVDTIHSWVTQDRARFWGMGEATREEVLEIYRHMDGLTTHHAWLIECEGRPVMLFQTYDPEADRVSECYDTEPGDIGVHLMIGPPQGAPRPGYTAAMLSVLVVYVLSDPSVRRIVAEPDIRNAKAVERLARTGFELGPEIVLPEIDLPEVFLPEKKARLAIFHRETAEARKLI
- a CDS encoding ABC transporter permease, producing the protein MPEPQYDDGQAIAPTGAGGGSDLAMSEAETLEKVPGGPLGTGPAEKPRSLWSDAWHDLRRNPVFVVSGLIIVFLVVISIWPSLIASGNPLDCDLAKAQEGSQPGHPFGFDGQGCDVYTRTVYGARNSVAVGVCATLGVALLGSVLGGLAGYFGRLPDSLLSRLTDVFFAIPVVLGGLVLLSVVTSNTVWPVIGFMVLLGWPQLSRIARGSVITAKQNDYVQAARALGASHPRLLLRHIAPNAVAPVIVVATIALGTYIALEATLSFLGVGLRPPNVSWGIDISAASPYIRNAPHMLLWPAGALAVTVLAFIMLGDAVRDALDPKLR
- a CDS encoding ABC transporter permease, coding for MGRYVIRRLLQMIPVFVGATLLIFLMVNVMGDPIAGLCGDRQCDPATAARLRQEFGLDKPVWQQYLTYMGNVFTGDFGTAFNGQPVTELMATAFPVTIRLTLVAIVFEIVIGITLGVLTGLRRGRPVDTTVLLLTLVVISVPTFVTGLLLQLLLGVEWGWIRPSVSSEAPLGELIVPGLVLASVSLAYVTRLTRTSIAENRRADYVRTAIAKGLPRRRVIGRHLLRNSLIPVVTFIGADIGALMGGAIVTERIFNIHGVGYQLYQGILRQNTQTVVGFVTVLVLVFLLVNLIVDLLYAVLDPRIRYA
- a CDS encoding ABC transporter ATP-binding protein, producing the protein MAEPIIEARGLYKHYPLTRGIVIRKQVGAVKAVDGVDLDLFPGETLGIVGESGCGKSTLARLLVSLERPTRGEIRYKGEDITRLSGRALNAVRRNIQMVFQDPYTSLNPRMTVGDIIGEPYEIHPEVAPKGSRRQKVQELLDVVGLNPEYINRYPHQFSGGQRQRIGIARGLALRPEVIVADEPVSALDVSVQAQVVNLMEKLQDEFALSYVFIAHDLSIVRHISDRVGVMYLGRIVETGKDAEIYDHPTHPYTQALLSAVPVPDPDAREHRERIILTGDVPSPTDIPSGCRFRTRCWKARERCALEVPELAVPAVFRLTDGPAKHDSACHFAEEKHVVPGEGELGGPGQGTAQPAS